In the genome of Bradyrhizobium ottawaense, the window GTTCAGCCGTGCGGTGTAGTCGGCGAGGTGCGGCAGCGGCACGGCGCAGTCCTCGACGAAGGAGACCGGCTTGCCCTCCTGCTTCATCGACATCATGACGTTGAGGCCGGCGGCGCGGAAATCCGCGATGCCGCTCTGCAGCGCGAGTTCGGTGATCTCGACCACGCCGCCCCATTTGCGTTTGTCGTTGGTCCAGCCGAAGCCGAGATCGCCCATGAGCTCACCGAGCTGCTTCAGGCGCACGAGGTTGTCCGCCTGGTCTTCTTCGGCGAACTCGACGACCAGCACGGCGTCCGGATCGCCCTTGATCGCGGCAGAGATGATGGGGCGGAACATCGCGATGTCGCGGCCGAGCGCGAGCATGGTGCGGTCGACCAGCTCGACCGCGATCGGCTTCAGCTTGACGAGATGCTGGGCCGCATCCATCGCCTCGTAGAAGCTGCCGAAATGACAAACGCCCAGCGCCTTGTTGCGGATCACGGGCCACAGCTTCAGCTCGACCTTGGTGGTGAAGGCCAGGGTGCCCTCGGAGCCGACCAGGAGGTGCGCCATGTTGTTGCGCGCATTGCGCGGCACCAGCGCATCGAGATTGTAGCCGCCGACGCGGCGCTGCACTTTTGGAAAGCGCGCCGCGATCTCGTCGGCCTCGCGCGTGCCGAGATCGAGCATGTCGCGGAACAGGGCGCGGGCGCTGTTGCCCGCGTCGAGATCGGAGAGATCGCGCGAGACCTCGCCGTAACGGCCGAGCGTGCCGTCGGCAAGCGCGGCCTCCATCGATAGCGTGTTGTCGCGCATCGTGCCGTAGCGGAGTGAGCGTCCGCCGCAGGAATTGTTGCCGGCCATGCCGCCGATGGTGGCGCGCGAGGCCGTGGAGACGTCCACCGGGAACCAGAGACCGTGCTTTCTGAGCTGCCGGTTGAGATCGTCGAGGACGATGCCGGGCTCGACCACGCAGGTGCGGCCTTCGACGTCGAGCGAGAGGATGCGGTTCAGGTGTTTCGACAGATCGACCACGATCCCGTCATTGACGGTCTGGCCGCATTGCGAGGTGCCGCCGCCGCGCGGGGTGACCTTGCGCCCCTCATCGCGGGCGATCGCCAGGGCCAGCAGGGCCTCGTCCATGGTCTTGGGCACGACCACGCCGGCCGGCACGATCTGGTAGAACGAGGCGTCGGTGGCGTAGCGGCCACGGCTGAAGCGGTCGAACAGGACATCGCCGGTGATTTCCCGGGCCAGGCGTGCCGCCAGGCCGTCCTTTTCAGCCGATTCCGGTGATTTTCCAGCCACTTCCGCCGCCATGATCCGCTTTCGCCTGTTCGCCGGCACCGTCTTGCCTCCCGTCACGGCCCTTGGCAAGCGAGCCCTGCTTCTTGTGCATTGACGGACCTCGCCGGGCGAGGGACAAGCCCGGCGAATAGTGATATGCGAGCGGCTCGCGGGAGCCCTGAATTCGGGCCGACCGACGCCAAAGCCGAGACAAGCTTCAAAGACCGGGAAGGACGCCGATGACCGTGCACACTGGAAGGCATTTCTTACAGATTCCAGGACCGACCAACGTGCCCGACCGGGTGCTGCGGGCGATGGACATGCCGACCCTGGACCATCGCGGTCCGGAGTTCGCCGAGCTCGGTTTTGCGGTTCTCGCCTCGATGCAGCGGGTGTTCCGCACCAAGCAGCCCGTGATCATCTTCCCCTCGTCCGGCACCGGCGCCTGGGAAGCGGCGATGGTCAACGTGTTCGCGCCCGGCGACAAGCTCCTGATGTGCGAGACCGGCCAGTTCGCCGTGCTGTGGCGCGGCATCGCCGACAAGTTCAAGTTCGACGTCGACTTCATCCCGAGCGACTGGCGCCACGGCGCCGACCTCGCCGAGATCGAGAAGCGCCTCGTCGCCGACAAGCAGCACGCGATCAAGGCGGTCTGCGTCGTGCACAACGAGACCTCGACCGGCTGCGTGACGCCGCCGCTGGAGGTGCGCAAGCTGCTCGACCGCGTCAAGCATCCGGCGCTGCTGATGGTCGACACCATCTCCGGCCTCGGCTCGATGGAATATGAGCACGACGCCTGGGGTATCGACGTTTCGGTCGCGGGCTCGCAGAAGGGCCTGATGCTGCCGCCCGGCCTCGGCTTCAACGCCGTCTCGGAGAAGGCGCTCGCCGTTGCGAAGGCCAACCCCGGCATGCGCTCCTACTGGGACTGGCAGGAAGTCATCAACTTCAACAAGCTCGGCACCTTCCCCTACACGCCCGCCACCAACCTGCTCTACGGCCTGCGCGAGGCGGTCAAGATGCTGGAAGAGGAGGGGCTGGAGAACGTCTGGACCCGCCACAAGCGCCACAGCGCGGCGACGCGTGCCGCGATCAAGGTCTGGGGCCTGGAGACGCAGTGCGCCGACCCGGCTGCGCATTCGCCGGCGCTGACCGGCGTGCGCGTGCCTGATGGCCACGACGCCGACGCCTTCCGCAAGGTTGTGCTGGAGAACTTCGACATGTCGCTCGGCACCGGCCTGAACAAGGTCAAGGGCAAGGTCTTCCGCATCGGCCATATCGGCCACTTCAACGATCTGATGCTGATGGGCACGCTCGCCGGCGTCGAGATGGGCCTGGATCTGACAAAGATCCCCCACCGGAGCGGCGGCGTCCTGGCGGCCATGGACGTCCTGAAGGGACGCGACGCGGTGCCGATGACCAAGGCCCAGGTAGCTTAAAGGCTCAACTGGCCTGGACCGACCTAGACAAGAAGAGAGCGCGCGATGAACGCACCGACGACTGCCAACGAAGACCTGCTCTACTCCGTCCAGGACGGCATCGCGCGGATCACCTTCAACCGCCCGCAGGCGCGCAACGCCATGACCTTCGCCATGTATGATCGCATGGCGGAGATCTGCCAGGAGATCAACGCTGACCGCTCGATCAAGGCGCTGATCCTGACCGGCGCCGGCGACAAGGCCTTCGCCTCCGGCACCGACATTTCCCAGTTCCGTGCGTTCAAGACCGCGCAGGACGCGCTCGACTACGAGGCCCGCATCGACCGCGTGCTCGGCACGCTCGAGCAGTGCCGCGTGCCCGTGATCGCGGCCATCGCCGGGGCCTGCACCGGCGGCGGCGCCGGCATCGCGGCCTGCTGCGACCTGCGCATCGGCACCGAGACGACGCGGATGGGCTTTCCGATCGCGCGCACGCTCGGCAACTGCCTGTCGATGTCGAACATCAGCCGCGTCGTCGCGCTGGTCGGACCCGCCCGCACCAAGGATCTGATCTTTAGGGCGCGCCTCGTCGAGGCGCCGGAGGCGCTGGCGCTCGGCCTCCTCAACGAGATCGTGCCCGACGTCGAGACGCTGCAGCGCCGCGCCGACGAGACCGCAAAGCTGGTCGCCAGCCATGCGCCGCTCACGCTTGAAGCGACCAAGGAAGCGGTGCGCCGCATCCGCCGTACGCTGTCGCGCGAAGAGGGCGAGGACCTGATCCTGAAAGCCTATATGAGCGAAGATTTCCGCGAAGGCATGGATGCCTTCCTCAACAAGCGCACGCCGAACTGGAAGGGCAGGTAGCCCGCGTCCTCGGCCGGCTGCGCCGTGCTGGGTGCGGCGCGACCGGTGGAAGCGATTGCTGACCCCTCATGGTCAGCGGCCCCCGCGCAATTGCAATGTCACAAATCTTTCAAGCGGTTCCGCCCTCCGGAGCCGCAATTGCACGCGCCTGCGGTTACGCGTCCACGTTGACGGCGCGACGAGCTCGGGCATAAGATCGCAGAGGTTGCATGATGCCTTCTCGTATTCCTCGAGCCGACAGGCCGGCCAGCAAGTGATTTCAAGTCCGATTGAATCCATTGACGTGAATTTTGCGAAGCGTTCTGACCGACCGTCCTGCAACCGGACGTCATTGAACTGAAATTGAACTGAAGACATAGCGACGTAATTTCCACGACGCGAGCCGCGCCAATTCTATTGCTGCCAACCATCCCGGGACGGCCTCGCGAACAAGCCCAAGCTCCTGAATCAAGCTCCTAGATCAAGACCCTAAGCCAACGCTTTGATGCAAGACCGTTGAGTCTCGTCTGATTTCTCGGACCGATCAGTCACGTCGCCGCGCCCTCGTGCGGCGGCGCCTCCATGGCAACCAGGCAGGGAATTTTCCATGACCAACCACACGCCGGTTTTCACCT includes:
- a CDS encoding pyridoxal-phosphate-dependent aminotransferase family protein produces the protein MTVHTGRHFLQIPGPTNVPDRVLRAMDMPTLDHRGPEFAELGFAVLASMQRVFRTKQPVIIFPSSGTGAWEAAMVNVFAPGDKLLMCETGQFAVLWRGIADKFKFDVDFIPSDWRHGADLAEIEKRLVADKQHAIKAVCVVHNETSTGCVTPPLEVRKLLDRVKHPALLMVDTISGLGSMEYEHDAWGIDVSVAGSQKGLMLPPGLGFNAVSEKALAVAKANPGMRSYWDWQEVINFNKLGTFPYTPATNLLYGLREAVKMLEEEGLENVWTRHKRHSAATRAAIKVWGLETQCADPAAHSPALTGVRVPDGHDADAFRKVVLENFDMSLGTGLNKVKGKVFRIGHIGHFNDLMLMGTLAGVEMGLDLTKIPHRSGGVLAAMDVLKGRDAVPMTKAQVA
- a CDS encoding enoyl-CoA hydratase/isomerase family protein — translated: MNAPTTANEDLLYSVQDGIARITFNRPQARNAMTFAMYDRMAEICQEINADRSIKALILTGAGDKAFASGTDISQFRAFKTAQDALDYEARIDRVLGTLEQCRVPVIAAIAGACTGGGAGIAACCDLRIGTETTRMGFPIARTLGNCLSMSNISRVVALVGPARTKDLIFRARLVEAPEALALGLLNEIVPDVETLQRRADETAKLVASHAPLTLEATKEAVRRIRRTLSREEGEDLILKAYMSEDFREGMDAFLNKRTPNWKGR